In a genomic window of Agarivorans albus:
- a CDS encoding LysR substrate-binding domain-containing protein, with translation MRTLPPLNALIAFEAVARNQSVAKAGEELGISQSAVSHRLRLLEEYLAEPLLIKVGRQLQLSEAGRSYFSEVERILNELSHITRQVKGEGVAQLRLTAYSSFALKRLIPLLPSFRARNPEIDLRLQMITEEPVLSSATGDLFICFADSAPGYVSHLLHKERLVAVCSPSFYQEIDQNNWRQELPQFPLLSCDLDEDAQQPGGDWAVWSKGLGISLPSNQGFHSFSHQVLALEAAATGQGIALVSDFMVEKDIREGSLVDLPVSSVYTGYDFYLCYKQARSRDQGLRAVADWLIETAASPLEV, from the coding sequence ATGCGAACTCTACCTCCACTTAATGCCTTAATTGCCTTTGAGGCTGTAGCGCGAAATCAAAGTGTCGCCAAAGCAGGCGAAGAATTAGGCATTAGCCAGAGCGCGGTAAGCCACCGCTTGCGCTTGCTTGAAGAGTATTTAGCCGAGCCTTTGCTGATTAAAGTTGGCCGCCAACTACAACTAAGTGAGGCTGGGCGCAGCTACTTTAGCGAAGTAGAGCGTATTTTAAATGAATTAAGCCACATCACCCGCCAAGTAAAAGGTGAGGGGGTTGCGCAACTTAGGCTTACTGCTTACAGCTCATTTGCCTTAAAACGTTTGATACCCTTGCTTCCAAGCTTTAGGGCGCGTAATCCAGAAATTGATTTACGCTTGCAAATGATTACCGAGGAGCCGGTCTTGTCTAGCGCTACTGGTGACTTGTTCATTTGTTTTGCTGATTCAGCTCCTGGTTATGTGAGCCACTTATTGCACAAGGAACGGTTGGTGGCGGTATGTTCGCCCAGCTTTTATCAAGAAATCGATCAAAATAACTGGCGGCAAGAACTCCCACAATTTCCCTTGTTGTCTTGTGACTTAGATGAAGATGCTCAGCAACCAGGCGGGGATTGGGCGGTGTGGTCTAAGGGTTTGGGGATATCGCTGCCAAGCAATCAAGGCTTCCATAGTTTTAGTCACCAAGTGCTCGCCTTAGAAGCCGCAGCAACTGGCCAAGGCATTGCACTGGTGAGCGACTTTATGGTGGAAAAAGACATTCGCGAGGGTAGTTTAGTCGATCTACCGGTGTCTTCGGTATATACCGGTTACGACTTCTACCTTTGTTATAAACAAGCTCGCAGCCGCGACCAAGGCTTGCGCGCAGTGGCTGATTGGCTGATAGAAACGGCGGCTAGTCCGCTAGAAGTTTAA
- a CDS encoding Tim44 domain-containing protein, which translates to MLKKLMSVMALVMAVLIITPDAEAKRFGGGKSWGKSQPTFKKQPSQTNQQANQQQNQNNGTAANTGRRSGMMGGLLGGLLAGGLFAALLGGGAFEGLQMMDILLFALIAFVAVRFLRGLNQQKAAAMNHQPAQAYQGPQAEQQWQQGGFASASQLASGSEDDVPFNPPAGFDANAFLEGARGHFDTLQRAWNDNKLEVMQEYLSIELYNALAEERRSYGSEEINSSVVFIDAELVRADHSMLNAEVSVKFTGKTRDEGSGQESDVAEVWHLERKLDQANSPWLIVGIEA; encoded by the coding sequence ATGTTAAAAAAATTGATGAGTGTTATGGCGTTGGTGATGGCGGTATTGATTATTACCCCCGACGCAGAGGCCAAACGCTTTGGTGGAGGTAAGTCTTGGGGTAAAAGCCAACCTACCTTTAAAAAACAACCAAGCCAAACTAATCAACAGGCTAATCAGCAGCAAAACCAAAACAATGGTACTGCCGCAAATACTGGCCGTCGCTCAGGGATGATGGGTGGATTACTAGGCGGCTTATTAGCCGGCGGTTTGTTTGCTGCTTTGCTTGGCGGTGGGGCCTTTGAGGGCCTACAGATGATGGATATTTTGTTGTTTGCTTTAATTGCCTTTGTGGCGGTGCGTTTCTTACGTGGCCTCAACCAACAAAAGGCAGCGGCAATGAATCACCAACCCGCACAGGCTTATCAAGGCCCTCAGGCAGAGCAACAGTGGCAACAAGGTGGTTTTGCTAGTGCTAGTCAACTTGCTAGCGGAAGCGAAGACGACGTGCCGTTTAATCCGCCAGCAGGTTTTGACGCGAATGCCTTTTTAGAAGGCGCTCGTGGTCACTTTGATACTCTGCAGCGCGCTTGGAACGACAACAAGCTAGAAGTGATGCAAGAATACTTGAGCATTGAACTTTATAACGCCCTCGCTGAAGAGCGTCGCTCATACGGTTCTGAAGAAATTAATAGTAGTGTTGTATTTATTGATGCCGAACTAGTTCGTGCTGATCACTCAATGTTAAATGCCGAAGTAAGCGTTAAATTTACTGGTAAAACACGTGATGAGGGTAGCGGCCAAGAAAGCGATGTTGCCGAAGTATGGCACTTAGAGCGCAAACTCGATCAAGCTAATTCACCGTGGTTGATTGTGGGCATAGAAGCGTAA
- a CDS encoding TetR/AcrR family transcriptional regulator: MNTIVNTAIKKRAISPEQKQLRRQQILSTAKLALGEHGYEQVVLSQLAEQLELSKPALYRYFANKESLFMALYLEEAKQLLLGLERLSQQNLKPRVLAETIAAQPTFCYLSAILHTVLEKQENIEQAINFKRELKTMAEQLAKLFLHWSPQLSQQQALTKVMFLYQAVIGCWHTSHPSSTMQQVMQNDEFEILRLDFVDSLSLLLVKLLAD; this comes from the coding sequence ATGAATACCATTGTGAATACAGCTATTAAAAAACGCGCCATCAGCCCTGAACAAAAGCAATTACGCCGCCAACAGATACTCAGCACCGCTAAATTAGCCTTAGGCGAACATGGCTACGAACAGGTAGTACTTAGCCAGCTTGCCGAACAACTAGAGCTATCAAAGCCGGCTTTGTATCGTTACTTTGCCAACAAAGAAAGCTTGTTTATGGCACTTTATTTAGAAGAGGCTAAACAGCTATTACTAGGGCTGGAGCGTTTATCTCAGCAAAATCTAAAACCTAGAGTATTAGCCGAGACCATTGCCGCTCAACCTACCTTTTGTTACCTCTCGGCCATTTTGCATACGGTATTAGAAAAACAAGAGAACATTGAACAAGCCATCAACTTTAAACGTGAGCTCAAAACCATGGCCGAACAACTAGCCAAGTTGTTTTTGCATTGGTCGCCTCAGCTAAGCCAACAACAAGCTCTCACTAAAGTGATGTTTCTTTATCAAGCGGTTATTGGTTGTTGGCATACCAGCCACCCTTCGTCGACCATGCAGCAAGTGATGCAAAACGATGAGTTTGAAATTTTACGCTTAGACTTTGTCGACAGCTTAAGTTTACTGTTAGTTAAACTTCTAGCGGACTAG
- a CDS encoding GIY-YIG nuclease family protein, translated as MSGDDSLVVKQATSEWFLYIIRTKQRHLYTGVTTDVARRFAEHQQGGVKGAKALRGKGPLQLVYQQCLASKQQAMRLEYAIKQLPKAAKERLVQGEIDWQSVLPESSSKA; from the coding sequence ATGTCTGGTGATGACTCACTAGTAGTTAAACAAGCTACTAGTGAGTGGTTTTTGTATATTATTAGAACCAAACAACGGCATTTGTATACCGGCGTGACTACCGATGTAGCGCGCCGTTTTGCCGAGCACCAACAAGGTGGTGTTAAAGGTGCCAAAGCCCTACGAGGAAAAGGCCCACTACAGTTGGTGTATCAACAATGTTTGGCCTCTAAGCAGCAGGCGATGCGCTTAGAGTATGCCATTAAACAATTGCCAAAAGCCGCTAAAGAACGCTTAGTGCAGGGAGAAATAGATTGGCAAAGCGTGTTGCCAGAATCAAGCTCCAAAGCTTAA
- a CDS encoding DMT family transporter, which yields MRNNSNFIAILILVVANQIAVLSDALMKVAGEQASVFEILLYRQLSTLLLLLPLFLLTKQKLPAKPLVHVVRGHLWLAGSGCMVVALIALPLATANALFYAAPIMMLPLGMWLHKSPVNRTQVAAAFIGFIGVLVIIRPTEFNWGAIAALGTALTLALSNLTVKYIPKQESVVTSLFWTNLMVVPATLTLAWPHLHGFNWSLLYLAGGSSLFILFLHAGSVIAYKSANANSIASAEYTGLIGAAIFGWLFFSEMPDWLTWLGAALIVVPLVLQSPLPKQLSLWKKQLSQKRLKRSASDTGL from the coding sequence ATGCGTAACAACTCAAACTTTATTGCCATCCTCATTTTAGTGGTAGCTAATCAGATCGCAGTGCTGTCTGACGCACTGATGAAAGTAGCCGGAGAACAAGCCTCAGTATTTGAAATACTGCTATATCGCCAACTCAGCACGCTATTATTGTTATTGCCTTTATTTTTGCTCACCAAACAAAAACTGCCAGCAAAACCCTTAGTGCATGTAGTTCGTGGGCATTTATGGTTAGCGGGCTCTGGCTGCATGGTGGTAGCCTTAATAGCGCTGCCGCTAGCCACCGCTAATGCCTTATTTTACGCCGCACCCATTATGATGTTGCCACTAGGCATGTGGTTACACAAAAGCCCAGTAAACCGAACTCAAGTGGCTGCCGCATTCATTGGCTTTATCGGTGTGCTGGTAATTATTCGCCCCACCGAATTTAACTGGGGAGCTATCGCAGCTTTAGGCACGGCGCTGACACTTGCCTTAAGCAACCTAACGGTAAAGTACATTCCCAAACAAGAATCGGTAGTCACTAGCTTATTTTGGACCAACCTAATGGTTGTTCCGGCCACGCTAACTCTGGCTTGGCCACACTTGCACGGCTTTAATTGGTCACTGCTATACCTTGCCGGCGGAAGTAGCTTATTCATTTTGTTTTTGCACGCTGGTTCCGTCATTGCTTATAAGTCGGCTAACGCCAACAGCATTGCTAGCGCCGAATACACCGGATTGATTGGTGCAGCAATCTTTGGCTGGCTATTTTTTAGTGAAATGCCCGACTGGTTAACCTGGCTTGGCGCGGCTCTAATTGTGGTACCTTTGGTATTGCAAAGCCCCTTACCAAAGCAGCTCTCCCTATGGAAAAAGCAGTTAAGCCAGAAGCGCTTAAAGCGTTCTGCTTCAGACACTGGCCTATAA
- a CDS encoding GMC family oxidoreductase N-terminal domain-containing protein, with the protein MIKDIIAEGLASGWQHIDGASQQGEQELDCDVLIVGSGAGGGISAQVLSQAGLKVMVVDEGPLKSSQDFKMQERSAYPDLYQESAARKTKDKAISIFQGRCVGGSTTVNWTTSLRTPEPTLQHWQQRWGFKQVNSQSLAPYFVKAEQMLGISPWLQTNQNNALLAKGCEALAWSYQAIPRNVKQCWDLGYCGMGCPTNAKQSMLVTTIPAALSAGATLLSRFRVQTLHFDKGAITGAQLQALNTSQRLHGASIKIKARQVVLSAGAIGSPAALLRSKVPDPYQLVGKRTFLHPSVMSGAVFEQAVNSHQGAPQSVYSDHFVWREGSEGECGYKLEVPPVHPILLATKISGFGQFHSDMMQQINHLQVTIALLRDGFNEQSIGGQVQLRDDGSPVLDYPISDFVWRGARRALLSMAELQFAAGAKQVFPLHEQSKLVSSWPQAKAMIEQLPMQALATRLASAHVMGGCAMGGDEQTSLVDEDGNYRWLDGLSVIDGSVFPTSLGANPQLSIYAMALRNAELLAKRLQA; encoded by the coding sequence ATGATTAAAGATATTATTGCTGAGGGCCTAGCATCGGGCTGGCAACATATTGATGGAGCCAGCCAACAAGGTGAGCAAGAGCTAGATTGTGACGTACTAATTGTTGGCAGTGGTGCCGGTGGCGGGATCAGTGCGCAAGTGCTTAGCCAGGCAGGGCTTAAAGTGATGGTCGTTGATGAGGGACCACTCAAAAGCAGTCAAGACTTTAAGATGCAAGAGCGCAGCGCTTACCCCGACTTATACCAAGAATCGGCTGCACGAAAAACCAAAGATAAAGCCATTAGCATTTTCCAAGGGCGTTGTGTAGGCGGTTCAACCACCGTGAATTGGACCACCTCTTTGCGTACTCCAGAACCCACGTTGCAACATTGGCAACAGCGCTGGGGTTTTAAGCAGGTAAATTCGCAAAGCCTTGCGCCTTACTTTGTTAAAGCAGAGCAAATGTTGGGCATTAGCCCTTGGCTGCAAACAAATCAAAACAATGCTTTATTGGCGAAAGGCTGCGAGGCTTTGGCGTGGTCTTATCAAGCGATACCTCGCAATGTAAAACAGTGTTGGGACTTAGGTTACTGTGGCATGGGGTGTCCAACTAATGCTAAGCAGTCGATGTTAGTAACAACAATTCCCGCTGCGCTCAGTGCTGGCGCTACCTTGTTAAGTCGGTTTCGAGTGCAAACTTTGCATTTTGATAAAGGTGCTATCACCGGTGCGCAATTGCAGGCTTTAAATACTTCGCAGCGCTTGCATGGCGCGAGTATTAAGATTAAAGCGCGCCAGGTCGTGTTGTCGGCAGGTGCTATTGGTAGTCCTGCTGCACTGTTACGCTCCAAGGTTCCAGATCCTTATCAGCTGGTGGGTAAACGAACCTTTTTGCACCCAAGTGTGATGAGTGGGGCGGTGTTTGAGCAAGCGGTAAACAGTCATCAAGGCGCGCCGCAATCGGTGTATTCCGATCACTTTGTATGGCGAGAAGGCAGTGAAGGAGAGTGTGGCTACAAACTGGAAGTACCTCCGGTACATCCTATTCTGTTGGCCACTAAAATTAGCGGCTTTGGTCAGTTTCATAGTGACATGATGCAGCAGATTAACCATCTGCAAGTTACCATTGCCCTACTGCGCGACGGCTTTAATGAGCAAAGTATTGGCGGGCAAGTGCAGCTTCGCGATGATGGAAGTCCTGTGCTGGATTATCCCATCAGTGATTTTGTATGGCGAGGAGCGCGCCGGGCTTTATTGAGCATGGCCGAACTGCAGTTTGCTGCAGGTGCTAAACAAGTATTTCCCTTGCATGAACAAAGCAAGCTAGTGAGTTCATGGCCGCAGGCCAAGGCTATGATTGAGCAATTGCCAATGCAGGCCTTGGCTACGCGTTTAGCCTCGGCACATGTGATGGGAGGTTGTGCCATGGGAGGCGATGAACAAACATCCTTAGTAGATGAAGACGGTAATTATCGCTGGCTGGATGGCTTAAGTGTGATTGATGGCTCGGTGTTTCCCACAAGTTTAGGTGCTAATCCGCAACTCAGTATTTATGCTATGGCTTTAAGAAATGCCGAATTGCTGGCAAAACGCCTACAAGCTTAG
- a CDS encoding secondary thiamine-phosphate synthase enzyme YjbQ produces the protein MWLQRLVRLKARPRGFHLITEELILQLPELQDFKVGLCHLLLQHTSASLSLNENADPSVRADLDAHLNKMVPENAPYFEHTYEGADDMPAHIKSSMLGAELTLPINRGELALGIWQGIYLGEHRNQGGNRQIIATISGE, from the coding sequence ATGTGGTTACAACGTTTGGTAAGGTTAAAGGCGCGACCGCGCGGCTTTCATCTAATTACCGAAGAATTGATTTTGCAGTTACCTGAGCTGCAAGATTTTAAAGTGGGCTTGTGCCACCTGTTATTGCAGCATACCAGTGCCAGCTTAAGCTTGAATGAAAATGCAGATCCCAGTGTTCGAGCCGATTTAGACGCTCATCTAAACAAAATGGTGCCGGAAAATGCCCCCTATTTTGAGCACACCTACGAAGGCGCCGACGACATGCCTGCTCATATTAAAAGCAGCATGCTAGGCGCCGAATTAACCCTGCCGATTAACCGAGGTGAGTTGGCATTGGGAATATGGCAGGGCATTTATCTTGGTGAGCATCGCAATCAAGGTGGTAATCGGCAAATTATCGCTACCATCTCCGGTGAATAG
- a CDS encoding DUF3301 domain-containing protein, with translation MDLLAIFLLTFIVMFFWRRRKDAERAQHLIKQKCKTLELQLLEVNFKQEKPQKMAGHWRWCRYYQFEFSSTGDSRYQGQLIMAGSQYKFELPVYRVGDDLYEG, from the coding sequence ATGGATCTGTTAGCTATATTTCTGCTCACCTTTATTGTGATGTTCTTTTGGCGTCGTCGAAAAGACGCTGAGCGTGCTCAACACTTAATCAAACAAAAATGTAAGACGCTAGAGCTACAGCTACTTGAAGTAAATTTTAAGCAAGAAAAACCGCAGAAAATGGCAGGCCACTGGCGCTGGTGTCGATACTACCAATTTGAATTTTCTTCCACTGGCGACAGCCGCTATCAAGGCCAACTAATTATGGCTGGCAGCCAATACAAATTTGAGTTACCCGTTTATCGAGTGGGTGATGATTTGTATGAGGGGTAG
- a CDS encoding substrate-binding periplasmic protein, which translates to MLAYKNTLTTLLLLVLSLPSAASQAEPLRLAADRWCPFNCQANSRSPGYIIEIAQQIFAPDYQVSLVEMPWSRALRHTQKGVYQAVVGALAGEAEGFVYPRLAIGKAQQVLVMRSDSNWQYQGVPSLEDLTIAVIADYDYNDELDAYISAHQHRRNLVVVRSEQALERMHKLLMERKIDGYVEDKSVVNYYTHQRGDNNDIRFATSFSTEPVYIAFSPDNPQSPALAHRLSEGIQGLRNSGELAKILQRYGLSDWQ; encoded by the coding sequence TTGTTAGCCTACAAAAACACCTTAACCACCTTACTGTTGCTGGTACTTAGCTTGCCGAGCGCAGCTAGCCAAGCGGAGCCTCTGCGTTTGGCCGCTGATCGCTGGTGCCCTTTTAATTGCCAAGCAAACAGTCGCTCACCGGGTTACATCATCGAGATTGCACAGCAGATTTTTGCGCCCGATTATCAAGTAAGCCTGGTTGAGATGCCTTGGTCACGCGCGCTGCGTCATACTCAAAAAGGTGTTTATCAAGCGGTGGTAGGGGCGCTCGCCGGCGAAGCCGAAGGTTTTGTTTACCCTAGGTTGGCCATTGGTAAAGCCCAGCAAGTACTAGTGATGCGTAGCGATAGCAACTGGCAGTATCAAGGCGTTCCTTCACTGGAAGACCTGACGATAGCGGTGATTGCTGATTATGACTACAACGATGAACTTGATGCCTATATTAGTGCTCATCAACATCGACGTAATTTGGTGGTTGTTCGCAGTGAACAGGCGCTTGAGCGTATGCATAAGCTACTGATGGAACGCAAAATTGATGGCTACGTCGAAGATAAAAGTGTAGTGAATTATTACACCCACCAACGGGGAGATAATAACGACATTCGCTTCGCCACAAGCTTTAGTACCGAGCCAGTGTACATTGCCTTTTCTCCGGATAATCCACAAAGCCCGGCTTTAGCTCATCGCTTAAGCGAAGGCATACAAGGTTTAAGAAACAGTGGAGAGTTAGCCAAAATTTTACAACGCTATGGACTTAGCGACTGGCAATAA